The following coding sequences are from one Methanohalophilus halophilus window:
- a CDS encoding 50S ribosomal protein L21e yields the protein MPKSNGERYCTRYKLKKSIRERGLSPVSRAIQSFSEGQRVHIDIDPSVQKGMPNPRYQGKTGKVLSQRGRAYILEVREGNANKQVIVLPQHLKPQKY from the coding sequence ATGCCAAAATCAAATGGTGAAAGATACTGTACAAGATACAAGCTTAAAAAGTCAATCAGGGAAAGAGGTCTCTCTCCTGTGAGCAGGGCAATCCAGAGTTTCAGTGAAGGACAGAGAGTTCATATCGATATTGACCCAAGTGTCCAGAAAGGAATGCCAAATCCCAGATATCAGGGTAAAACCGGTAAGGTACTTTCTCAGCGCGGGCGTGCCTACATCCTTGAAGTACGTGAAGGAAATGCAAATAAGCAGGTAATCGTCCTGCCACAACACCTTAAACCCCAGAAATACTGA
- a CDS encoding RNA polymerase Rpb4 family protein translates to MIVKKVLDEELLTLPEVRGILHQILEERVNNEEELGYELRKAINHADMFSRTSAEKAREFVNKLLEVEKMKPEIAIRIVDTMPLSRDELRTLYAKERYTLTDEELDTILELVMDYME, encoded by the coding sequence ATGATAGTTAAAAAAGTTCTTGATGAAGAATTACTTACGTTACCCGAGGTCAGGGGAATTCTCCACCAGATTCTGGAAGAACGTGTCAATAACGAAGAAGAGCTTGGATATGAGCTGCGTAAAGCCATAAACCATGCAGACATGTTCTCAAGGACAAGTGCTGAAAAAGCACGCGAGTTTGTCAACAAATTGCTTGAAGTGGAGAAAATGAAACCGGAGATTGCAATTCGGATAGTGGACACAATGCCACTTTCCAGGGATGAACTCCGTACACTTTACGCTAAAGAGAGATATACTCTCACAGATGAAGAGCTTGACACCATCCTTGAACTCGTAATGGATTATATGGAATAA
- a CDS encoding DUF655 domain-containing protein, with protein sequence MNTKGKQTEREEYAWVLDYLPYGNPNDPRPTYQKIPLVQAVGDSKFVLMELVPKEKVTPQIQSRVYIGEGDREEIDHVKHRIHYSDLTSGAQLELPYVLEQSVKHHEERFVKFFNEAHPITTRQHMLELLPGIGKKLMWAIIDERKKGEFKSLEELHERVGGVHTPQKAIVNRIMEELKDDNIKYRLFTRPHRRPHNE encoded by the coding sequence ATGAATACAAAGGGGAAACAAACTGAAAGAGAAGAGTACGCATGGGTTCTGGATTATCTTCCTTATGGAAATCCTAATGATCCGCGTCCCACATACCAGAAAATACCCTTAGTTCAGGCAGTGGGTGATTCTAAATTCGTACTCATGGAACTTGTCCCCAAGGAAAAAGTCACTCCTCAGATACAGTCCAGGGTTTATATTGGAGAGGGTGACAGGGAAGAAATTGATCATGTCAAGCATCGGATTCATTACAGTGATCTTACAAGTGGTGCACAACTTGAGCTTCCATATGTACTGGAGCAATCGGTAAAACATCATGAGGAGCGTTTTGTAAAATTCTTCAATGAAGCTCATCCAATAACTACTCGCCAGCACATGCTAGAGCTTTTACCCGGTATTGGCAAAAAACTCATGTGGGCGATAATTGATGAACGTAAAAAGGGTGAGTTCAAAAGTCTTGAAGAACTCCATGAACGTGTGGGTGGAGTACATACGCCCCAAAAGGCTATTGTCAATCGTATCATGGAAGAACTGAAAGACGATAATATCAAGTACAGACTCTTCACAAGACCACATCGC